From the genome of Papaver somniferum cultivar HN1 chromosome 2, ASM357369v1, whole genome shotgun sequence, one region includes:
- the LOC113346835 gene encoding F-box/kelch-repeat protein At5g42350-like → MANFGSSKSYVNGKKTSLFCDDSREGAENRNVSRRLVKSVSQKLRKKGHKNGGEEEGEERRVSSGCLGLYGKGGGCKVGVDTCDDFGEGSNRRKSIVGDEMKGYQPVCGDDEAMVDCFPNAVAEKFWKRGNRKEREFQFGEPPSRNRMDLLLPDDVLEMCFMRLPLTALMASRLVCKKWRYLTSTPRFLRMRCDGLYQTPWLFLFGVVKNGYCAGHVHALDVSLDQWHKIDAKIIKGKFLFSVATIGDDVYVVGGCSSMTSFGTVDKSSFKTHKGVLVFSPLTKSWRKVASMKSARSSAILGVFKVSSHSSIFRSQKDRKDRRFPRSRIGGVSDVYEDPHRLSVRRQFGNAFDETDSLLVSRSKSFVKHERNFSNPKGFTRYVLIAVGGLGSWDEPLDSGEIFDPVSNRWIETMKLPVDFGVVCSGVVCGETFYVYSETDKLAAYDLEKGIWVGIQITQSPPRLHEYYPKLVSANDRLFMLSVSWCGQDFQTDRREKAVRKLWELDLVPRTWTEISRHPDAPMDWNASFVADRGRIFGIEMFKIFGQVLDFFTVCDMSSSDLKWKHISRKHVAQELDASSCVTKSLAVLHL, encoded by the coding sequence GAGCTATGTCAATGGTAAGAAAACATCTCTTTTTTGTGATGATTCTCGAGAAGGAGCAGAGAACAGGAATGTGTCAAGACGCCTAGTGAAAAGTGTTAGCCAGAAGTTGAGAAAGAAGGGTCATAAAAATGGTGGGGAGGAAGAGGGTGAAGAGCGGAGAGTTTCTTCTGGATGCCTTGGTTTGTATGGAAAAGGTGGCGGTTGTAAAGTGGGTGTAGACACATGTGATGATTTTGGTGAGGGCAGCAATCGAAGGAAGTCAATTGTTGGGGACGAAATGAAGGGGTACCAGCCCGTTTGTGGCGATGATGAAGCTATGGTTGATTGTTTTCCGAATGCCGTTGCAGAGAAATTTTGGAAGAGAGGTAACAGAAAGGAGAGAGAATTTCAATTTGGTGAACCACCCTCACGTAATAGGATGGACCTTTTGCTTCCAGATGATGTTCTAGAAATGTGTTTCATGAGACTTCCTCTGACTGCTCTCATGGCTTCTCGGCTTGTCTGCAAAAAATGGAGATATCTAACAAGCACACCTCGTTTTTTACGAATGAGGTGTGATGGTTTGTATCAGACGCCATGGTTGTTCCTATTTGGAGTTGTGAAAAATGGTTATTGTGCTGGCCATGTACATGCATTGGATGTATCACTTGATCAGTGGCACAAGATCGACGCTAAAATCATCAAGGGGAAGTTCTTGTTCTCTGTTGCCACCATTGGAGACGATGTGTACGTTGTTGGAGGTTGTTCTAGCATGACCAGCTTTGGAACAGTTGATAAGAGCTCCTTCAAAACCCACAAAGGGGTTCTAGTATTTAGTCCCTTAACCAAGTCTTGGCGGAAAGTTGCTTCGATGAAGTCAGCTAGATCATCAGCTATTCTTGGAGTTTTTAAGGTCAGTTCTCACTCTTCTATTTTTCGAAGTCAGAAAGACAGAAAAGATCGGCGGTTTCCCAGGTCAAGAATCGGTGGTGTTTCGGATGTTTACGAGGATCCTCATAGGCTTTCAGTAAGACGTCAATTTGGGAACGCTTTTGACGAAACTGATTCTTTATTAGTGTCCAGGAGTAAATCTTTTGTCAAACATGAAAGGAACTTCTCAAATCCGAAAGGATTTACTAGGTATGTTCTGATTGCTGTAGGTGGTTTAGGATCTTGGGATGAACCTTTGGATTCAGGGGAAATTTTCGACCCAGTGTCGAATAGATGGATTGAAACCATGAAATTGCCGGTAGATTTCGGAGTCGTTTGTTCTGGTGTTGTTTGTGGTGAGACGTTTTATGTTTATTCGGAGACCGACAAACTTGCAGCATATGATTTGGAAAAGGGTATCTGGGTAGGGATTCAGATCACTCAATCTCCTCCACGTCTTCATGAATATTACCCAAAACTCGTGTCTGCCAATGATCGGTTGTTCATGCTCTCTGTTTCATGGTGCGGGCAAGATTTTCAGACTGACAGAAGAGAAAAGGCTGTAAGGAAGTTATGGGAGCTAGATCTCGTGCCGCGTACATGGACTGAAATCTCTAGACATCCTGATGCACCCATGGACTGGAACGCTTCATTTGTGGCTGATAGGGGTCGGATATTTGGGATTGAGATGTTCAAGATATTTGGTCAAGTACTGGACTTCTTTACTGTATGTGATATGTCGAGTTCGGATCTTAAGTGGAAACATATTTCAAGAAAACATGTAGCTCAAGAACTCGATGCTTCTTCTTGCGTGACCAAGTCATTAGCAgtattgcacctgtga